A stretch of the Flavobacterium aquiphilum genome encodes the following:
- a CDS encoding efflux RND transporter periplasmic adaptor subunit, with protein MKKILILTTLSVVLIACNSSDKNQSVDAIIATKDVKAITAKKAELQAQLTQIDEALATLDVNKEVVALVTAVKLKDTTFNHYLEIQGNINTNENVLIQPEFPGNLIELNVKAGQKVSKGQVLGRTDDGGMSQQLASAENQYALAKTTFERQKNLWSQKIGSEIQYLQAQTQMVSAQKAVAQIKAQIAKTVIRAPFSGTIDEVFVEKGEVVAASPKGLMRIVNLGNMYVSTSIPETYIGKLKIGTEVDVYLTSLGKSYKGKVRQIGNFVNPNNRSFGIEVSVPNPENLLRPNQVAKLKVIDYVSKNAVVVPTNVIQQDAKKNSFVYTVANSNGKTGIAKKVIVTTGQSSDNVTEILSGLDSDAIIVTEGMNTISDGMKLNF; from the coding sequence ATGAAAAAGATACTAATCCTGACCACCCTTTCCGTCGTATTGATTGCCTGTAATTCTTCAGATAAAAATCAATCGGTTGACGCTATTATTGCAACCAAAGACGTTAAGGCAATAACCGCAAAAAAAGCTGAACTGCAGGCACAACTTACGCAAATAGACGAAGCCTTGGCCACTTTGGACGTAAATAAAGAAGTCGTTGCGCTAGTTACCGCCGTAAAATTGAAAGACACGACTTTTAACCACTATCTTGAGATTCAAGGAAACATTAACACCAATGAAAATGTATTAATCCAACCTGAATTCCCTGGTAATTTAATCGAATTGAATGTTAAAGCGGGACAAAAAGTAAGCAAAGGTCAAGTTTTGGGCCGCACTGACGATGGTGGTATGAGTCAACAATTAGCTAGTGCCGAAAACCAATACGCTCTTGCCAAAACCACTTTTGAACGTCAAAAAAACCTATGGAGCCAAAAAATTGGTTCTGAAATCCAATACCTTCAAGCGCAAACACAAATGGTTTCGGCACAAAAAGCAGTAGCCCAAATCAAAGCTCAAATTGCAAAAACCGTAATCAGAGCGCCATTTTCAGGAACTATTGACGAGGTATTTGTAGAAAAAGGAGAAGTTGTTGCAGCGAGTCCAAAAGGATTAATGCGAATTGTAAACCTTGGAAATATGTACGTTTCAACCTCAATCCCTGAAACCTATATCGGTAAACTGAAAATTGGTACTGAAGTGGACGTTTACTTAACTTCTTTGGGGAAATCATACAAAGGTAAAGTACGCCAAATTGGAAACTTCGTTAATCCAAACAACAGAAGTTTCGGAATCGAGGTTAGTGTACCAAATCCGGAAAATTTATTGCGCCCTAACCAAGTAGCTAAACTGAAAGTGATTGATTATGTAAGCAAAAATGCCGTGGTTGTCCCTACCAATGTGATTCAGCAAGATGCCAAGAAAAACAGTTTTGTTTATACAGTGGCCAACTCAAACGGAAAAACCGGAATTGCTAAAAAAGTGATTGTTACTACAGGTCAATCTTCAGACAACGTAACCGAAATTTTAAGCGGTTTAGACTCTGATGCGATAATAGTTACCGAAGGTATGAACACCATTTCGGACGGGATGAAACTTAATTTTTAA
- a CDS encoding RNA polymerase sigma factor codes for MSNSQQQDVGTLVTAYKPRLKAFINKRVSNKEDAEDILQDVFYQLAKVDTAMNPIEQVAAWLYRVARNMIINKQIKKHEEELPSYLYEDEEVMQDITEILFSKQTSPSPETEYLRSLMWIELENALAELPQEQREVFEKSELDGLSFKEIAKETGVSVNTLLSRKHYAVLHLRKRLSELYEEIIFS; via the coding sequence ATGAGTAATAGCCAACAGCAGGATGTCGGAACTCTGGTAACAGCTTATAAACCGCGTTTGAAGGCGTTTATCAATAAACGCGTTTCAAACAAGGAAGATGCTGAAGACATTCTGCAGGACGTATTCTACCAACTGGCAAAAGTCGATACGGCAATGAACCCGATCGAGCAAGTTGCTGCTTGGTTGTATCGGGTAGCCCGTAACATGATAATCAATAAACAAATTAAGAAGCATGAAGAAGAACTACCATCGTACCTATACGAAGACGAGGAGGTGATGCAGGATATTACGGAAATACTGTTCAGTAAGCAAACTTCACCATCTCCAGAAACAGAATACCTGCGTTCTTTAATGTGGATTGAACTCGAAAACGCCTTGGCAGAATTACCTCAGGAACAAAGAGAAGTTTTTGAAAAGAGTGAATTAGATGGTTTGTCATTCAAAGAAATAGCCAAAGAAACAGGTGTCTCCGTCAATACATTGCTTTCTCGAAAGCATTACGCCGTTTTGCATTTGCGAAAACGCTTGTCTGAATTGTATGAAGAAATCATCTTTTCTTAA
- a CDS encoding TolC family protein, which produces MKNLFIITLSLFVLSVNAQDTKKSYSFSLQEAINHALENNYSAINSGRDIEAAKEKKWETTAMGLPQINAGVDFTNNFVLQKSVIPAEFFGGEPGTYAEVAFGTKYNMVAHSTLSQLIFDGSYIVALQASKTYLAYYQNAKKRSDIEIKEMVINSYGNVLLAKENIEILEKNIASLQKTLNDTKAIYKNGLIEEESVEQLQITLSSLESTLNYNKRLLDITYKMLKINLGIDINDEITLTDKLDALTVQNMDLSFSNSEFDVNNNINFKIASNFEEQRTLEYKLQKSKALPSLSANVNFGYTAFKDQFEFFTQNQNWFNYSNLGLSLNVPIFSSLARSSRTQQAKIALDQAKTMLSETEQKLKLQYATAKSEYEYSIADYETAKSNLNLAERIEKKQQIKFTEGLSTSFDFNDAQRQLYTAQQKYLQTMVNIINKKASLEKIITK; this is translated from the coding sequence ATGAAGAATCTATTTATTATAACCCTCTCCCTTTTTGTCTTGAGCGTCAATGCCCAAGACACGAAAAAGAGTTATTCTTTTTCGCTGCAAGAGGCTATAAACCACGCGTTGGAAAACAATTATTCGGCGATTAACTCTGGTCGTGATATTGAGGCGGCCAAAGAAAAAAAATGGGAAACCACCGCAATGGGATTGCCGCAGATTAATGCCGGAGTCGATTTTACCAACAATTTTGTTTTACAAAAATCGGTGATCCCTGCCGAGTTTTTTGGCGGAGAACCCGGAACTTATGCCGAAGTGGCTTTTGGGACCAAATACAATATGGTTGCCCATTCCACTTTGAGCCAACTTATTTTTGACGGTTCCTATATCGTGGCACTTCAGGCTTCCAAAACCTATTTGGCCTACTATCAAAATGCCAAGAAAAGGTCCGATATTGAGATCAAGGAAATGGTAATCAACTCCTATGGCAATGTTTTATTGGCCAAAGAAAACATTGAAATCCTTGAAAAAAATATCGCTTCACTGCAAAAAACTTTAAACGACACCAAAGCCATTTACAAAAACGGTCTGATCGAAGAAGAAAGTGTTGAGCAACTACAAATCACATTGTCGTCATTGGAAAGCACCCTAAACTACAACAAGCGATTATTGGACATCACTTACAAAATGCTTAAAATTAATTTAGGTATAGATATCAATGACGAGATTACACTGACCGATAAATTGGATGCCCTGACGGTTCAAAACATGGATTTGTCTTTTTCCAATTCTGAATTTGACGTAAACAACAACATCAATTTCAAGATAGCCAGCAATTTTGAGGAACAAAGAACATTGGAATACAAACTTCAAAAAAGCAAAGCACTTCCTTCCTTGTCGGCCAATGTCAATTTTGGATACACCGCTTTTAAGGATCAATTTGAATTTTTTACCCAAAACCAAAACTGGTTTAATTATTCCAATCTTGGACTTAGCCTGAACGTACCTATTTTCAGTAGTTTAGCCAGAAGTTCCCGAACACAGCAGGCAAAAATTGCCTTGGATCAGGCAAAAACAATGTTGAGCGAAACCGAACAAAAACTGAAATTACAGTATGCTACCGCAAAAAGCGAATACGAATACAGCATCGCCGATTATGAAACGGCCAAAAGTAATTTGAACCTAGCCGAAAGAATCGAGAAAAAGCAACAGATTAAATTCACCGAAGGGCTTTCAACAAGTTTTGATTTCAATGACGCGCAACGCCAATTGTACACCGCACAACAAAAATACCTGCAAACGATGGTGAACATCATCAACAAAAAAGCCAGTTTAGAAAAAATCATCACTAAATAA
- a CDS encoding TetR/AcrR family transcriptional regulator, whose protein sequence is MKDKIISKASDLFLKLGFKSVTMDDIACEMCISKKTIYKYFCNKEILIEESTELVHKTVHEVINTIVGKNYNAIEENFEIRKMFKEMFQATDTSPLYQLKKHYPEIYQKVMSRELDECSMCFRQNIEKGIEQDLYRNDLDIDVYVKFYYSLIFSIKENTSSEKESTKLELQALEYHTRAMATPKGIAELEKQLLKTNI, encoded by the coding sequence ATGAAAGATAAAATCATATCCAAAGCAAGCGATTTATTTTTAAAACTCGGTTTTAAAAGCGTTACTATGGATGATATTGCCTGTGAAATGTGCATTTCCAAAAAAACGATTTACAAATATTTCTGCAATAAAGAAATATTGATAGAAGAGAGCACAGAATTGGTTCACAAAACTGTCCACGAAGTCATAAACACTATCGTTGGCAAAAATTACAATGCGATTGAAGAGAATTTTGAGATTCGGAAAATGTTCAAGGAAATGTTTCAGGCCACTGACACTTCTCCACTTTATCAACTAAAAAAACATTATCCGGAAATCTATCAAAAGGTAATGAGCCGGGAATTGGACGAGTGCAGCATGTGTTTTAGACAAAATATTGAAAAAGGGATTGAACAAGATCTATATCGAAATGACTTGGACATTGATGTTTATGTCAAATTTTATTATTCATTGATTTTTAGCATCAAAGAAAATACCAGCTCCGAAAAAGAATCCACAAAGCTCGAACTTCAGGCGTTGGAATACCACACCAGAGCAATGGCAACACCAAAAGGGATTGCCGAACTTGAAAAACAACTACTTAAAACCAACATATAA
- a CDS encoding efflux RND transporter permease subunit → MKLAEISIKRPSLIIVLFAILILGGLFSYSQLGYELIPKFEQNVITISTVYPGASPSEVENTVTKKIEDGIASLENIKKIDSKSYESLSIVSITLTSKAKIDISMNDAQRKINALISDLPDDAKTPALTKFSLSDLPIMTIGANGKMDEAAFYDLIDKKIAPVLSRVAGVAQVNIIGGQEREIQVNLDAVKMQGYGLSIPQVQQTILTSNLDFPTGNIQTRNQKILIRLAGKYKNVEELRNLVVSSKNGIEIRLRDIADVQDAQKIAEKISRVDQKSAIILQVIKQSDANAVAVSEQLIKTIKGLETDYKTNELKLAIAKDSTVYTLEAADSVLHDLLIAVVLVAFVMLFFLHSIRNSLIVMVSIPASLIATFIGIYLLGYTLNLMSLLGLSLVVGILVDDAIVVLENIYRHMEMGKSRVRAAFDGTAEIGGTVTSITLVIVVVFLPIAMSSGLVSNIITQFCVTVIISTLFSLLASFTIIPWLSSRFGKLEHIEGKNLFGKIILKFEDSLTRFTNWISELLNWCLDHYIKTIVVVLVLFFGTIFSLFGGGFIGGEFFATSDSGEFLVQIEMPKDASLEQTNFMTQKAEAFLKTQEYVHSQITTVGQTSEGIGAAQATAYKAEIDVKMIDQEDRTDDAFVYAAKIKRKLEKVLVGAKVKTVPVGILGTAQNATLGLIVTGPNVESAMKFAKLAEAELRTIPGTTEIKLTVEEGNPEINVQVDRDKMAALGLTLQTVGMTMQTAYSGNTDGKFRAGEYEYDINIKYNAFDRKNITDVSNLIFINNMGQQIKLSQFAKITEGSGPSQLERRDKSASVTVQGQNVGVASGTIVNQWKVKLEKLKKPVGVNYIWGGDEENQSEGFGTLGIALLAAIILVYLVMVGLYDSFVHPFVVLFAIPLSFIGALFALALTNNTLNIFTILGIIMLIGLVCKNAIMLVDYTNQRRAAGETIRRALIQANHARLRPILMTTIAMVFGMFPIALASGAGAEWKNGLAWVIIGGLISSLFLTLIIVPVIYEIMEKIIAKFSKEEKIDYEAEMVAEYDHKELSEDGFNPKHTV, encoded by the coding sequence ATGAAATTAGCAGAAATATCCATAAAACGTCCGTCGCTGATAATTGTATTATTTGCAATTTTAATCCTTGGTGGGCTATTCAGCTACAGCCAATTGGGATACGAATTGATTCCAAAATTCGAGCAAAACGTTATCACCATTTCGACTGTTTATCCCGGAGCTTCCCCAAGTGAGGTCGAAAATACGGTAACCAAAAAAATTGAGGACGGAATCGCTTCTTTGGAAAACATCAAAAAAATTGATTCCAAATCATACGAAAGCTTGTCCATCGTTTCGATTACTTTGACATCCAAAGCAAAAATTGACATTTCGATGAATGACGCACAGCGAAAAATCAACGCGCTTATCAGTGATTTACCCGATGATGCCAAAACTCCGGCCTTGACCAAATTCTCGTTGAGCGATTTACCAATTATGACTATTGGTGCCAATGGTAAAATGGACGAAGCCGCATTTTATGATTTGATTGACAAAAAAATTGCTCCCGTGTTGTCCCGTGTGGCCGGTGTGGCGCAGGTAAACATCATTGGTGGTCAGGAACGTGAAATCCAGGTTAACCTTGATGCAGTAAAAATGCAGGGTTACGGACTTTCGATTCCGCAAGTGCAACAAACTATTTTGACTTCAAACCTTGATTTCCCAACGGGAAACATCCAAACCCGTAATCAAAAGATATTAATCCGTCTTGCCGGAAAATATAAAAATGTTGAAGAGTTAAGAAACCTAGTTGTTTCCTCCAAAAATGGAATTGAAATCCGTTTGAGAGACATCGCCGACGTACAAGATGCCCAAAAAATCGCAGAGAAAATTTCCCGTGTTGATCAAAAAAGCGCCATCATTTTACAGGTAATCAAACAATCTGATGCGAATGCCGTAGCGGTAAGCGAACAATTGATCAAAACGATTAAAGGTTTGGAAACCGACTACAAAACCAATGAATTAAAACTGGCTATCGCCAAAGACAGTACCGTTTATACATTGGAAGCGGCAGATTCTGTATTGCACGATTTATTGATTGCAGTAGTTCTAGTTGCCTTTGTAATGTTGTTCTTCCTGCACAGTATCCGAAATTCATTGATTGTAATGGTGTCGATTCCGGCTTCGTTAATTGCAACATTTATCGGAATTTACCTTTTGGGATATACCTTGAACTTAATGAGTTTATTGGGACTTTCACTTGTGGTTGGTATTCTTGTGGATGATGCGATTGTGGTATTGGAAAATATTTACAGGCACATGGAAATGGGCAAAAGCCGTGTTCGTGCCGCTTTTGACGGTACTGCCGAAATCGGTGGAACCGTAACTTCGATTACCTTGGTAATTGTGGTGGTATTTTTGCCGATTGCAATGAGTTCCGGATTAGTATCCAACATCATCACACAGTTTTGCGTTACCGTAATCATCTCGACATTATTTTCATTGTTGGCTTCGTTTACAATTATTCCGTGGTTGTCTTCCCGTTTTGGAAAATTGGAACACATTGAAGGAAAAAACCTGTTCGGAAAAATCATCCTTAAGTTCGAAGATTCATTAACCCGTTTCACCAATTGGATTTCCGAATTGTTGAATTGGTGTTTGGATCATTACATCAAAACAATCGTGGTTGTATTGGTATTGTTTTTCGGAACCATCTTCAGTTTGTTTGGAGGAGGTTTTATCGGAGGGGAATTCTTCGCGACTTCGGATAGTGGTGAGTTTTTGGTTCAAATTGAAATGCCGAAAGACGCTTCATTGGAACAAACCAACTTTATGACCCAAAAAGCCGAAGCATTTTTAAAAACCCAAGAGTATGTTCACAGCCAAATTACAACTGTAGGACAAACCAGTGAAGGTATTGGAGCTGCGCAAGCTACTGCCTACAAAGCGGAGATTGACGTAAAAATGATTGACCAGGAAGATCGTACTGATGATGCTTTTGTTTACGCGGCAAAAATCAAACGTAAATTGGAAAAAGTATTGGTTGGAGCCAAAGTAAAAACGGTTCCGGTTGGTATTTTGGGAACAGCCCAAAACGCGACTTTAGGATTAATTGTTACCGGTCCAAACGTAGAAAGCGCAATGAAATTTGCCAAATTGGCCGAAGCCGAATTGCGTACCATTCCGGGAACAACCGAGATTAAATTGACCGTTGAAGAAGGAAACCCTGAAATCAACGTTCAGGTGGATCGTGATAAAATGGCTGCTTTGGGATTAACGCTACAAACGGTTGGTATGACAATGCAAACGGCTTACAGCGGAAATACCGACGGAAAATTCAGAGCCGGTGAATACGAATACGACATCAACATTAAATACAATGCTTTCGACAGAAAAAACATTACCGACGTTAGCAACCTGATTTTCATCAACAATATGGGGCAACAAATCAAATTGTCTCAGTTTGCCAAAATCACCGAAGGTTCAGGACCTAGCCAATTGGAACGTAGAGACAAATCGGCTTCCGTGACAGTTCAGGGACAAAACGTCGGGGTTGCTTCGGGAACGATTGTGAACCAATGGAAAGTGAAATTGGAAAAACTTAAAAAACCGGTTGGCGTAAATTACATTTGGGGTGGAGACGAGGAAAACCAAAGCGAAGGTTTTGGTACATTGGGAATTGCTTTATTGGCCGCTATTATCTTGGTTTACCTTGTAATGGTTGGTTTGTATGACAGTTTCGTTCACCCGTTTGTGGTATTGTTCGCCATTCCGCTTTCGTTTATTGGTGCTTTGTTTGCCTTGGCTTTAACCAACAATACACTGAACATATTCACCATTTTGGGTATTATCATGTTGATTGGTTTGGTTTGTAAAAACGCAATCATGCTTGTGGATTACACCAACCAAAGAAGAGCTGCCGGCGAAACTATCAGAAGAGCTTTGATTCAGGCGAACCACGCTCGTTTGCGTCCGATTTTGATGACGACAATCGCGATGGTTTTCGGTATGTTCCCAATTGCATTGGCTTCCGGAGCGGGTGCCGAATGGAAAAACGGTTTGGCTTGGGTAATTATCGGTGGATTGATTTCCTCGTTATTCCTAACCTTGATTATTGTTCCCGTGATTTATGAAATCATGGAAAAAATAATCGCCAAATTCTCTAAAGAAGAAAAAATAGATTACGAAGCCGAAATGGTTGCTGAATACGATCACAAAGAACTAAGCGAGGATGGTTTCAATCCAAAGCATACGGTTTAA
- a CDS encoding PepSY-like domain-containing protein gives MKTNQKSFFSLALAMSLAMSLSNCTNNDSTSSDSQTTAAASTYEVVSAAALPTTVSSYITSKYAGSTTTEVNLNADGTYTTYVSLAPGATAKSTTTEKTTTIVVKLIFTAKGILLSAKTQTSIAIADLLPAIKTYISTNYAGATITEAHSESDGSFDVLITAADGSKTKLEFAADGTFVSAHTLNLHGNHHHDHSANQTPVAIADLVASITTYISTNYTGATITSAHKESDNTIDVIITTAAGANLNLNFSATGDFISVSSNGNNHLNHETEIAVADLMTAITTYITTTYPGATITSAEKDWNGGTEVHITTAAGVRLELNFNAAGAFVVGSDSNNNHLAAMVLVIVKDLIANIKTYITTNYAGATITEAHLESDGSYDVTITTATGTKLKLNFTAMGTFVSVKTA, from the coding sequence ATGAAAACAAATCAAAAATCTTTTTTCTCTTTGGCTTTAGCAATGTCTTTAGCAATGTCTTTGTCTAATTGCACCAACAATGATTCTACTTCATCGGATTCACAAACCACTGCAGCAGCCTCAACCTATGAAGTAGTTTCTGCGGCAGCTTTGCCAACTACGGTATCGTCTTACATTACATCAAAATACGCGGGTTCTACCACAACCGAAGTAAACCTGAACGCAGATGGAACTTATACAACCTATGTAAGTTTGGCTCCGGGTGCAACTGCCAAATCAACTACTACAGAAAAAACAACCACTATTGTGGTAAAATTGATTTTTACAGCCAAAGGCATTTTACTGTCAGCAAAGACACAAACATCAATTGCCATTGCTGATTTATTGCCTGCAATAAAAACGTATATTTCAACTAATTATGCCGGTGCAACTATAACCGAAGCTCATTCAGAATCGGATGGAAGTTTTGATGTGTTAATTACTGCAGCCGATGGAAGCAAAACCAAATTGGAATTCGCTGCTGACGGTACATTTGTATCTGCACACACTCTTAATCTTCATGGGAATCACCATCACGATCATTCCGCCAATCAAACACCGGTTGCCATAGCTGATTTGGTAGCAAGTATTACAACTTATATTTCGACTAATTATACAGGAGCTACAATCACTTCTGCCCATAAAGAGTCTGATAATACAATTGACGTAATTATTACCACTGCCGCAGGAGCCAACCTGAACCTGAATTTTAGTGCTACGGGCGATTTTATTTCGGTAAGTTCCAACGGAAACAATCATTTGAATCATGAAACAGAGATTGCTGTTGCGGATTTAATGACAGCAATCACCACTTACATCACTACCACTTATCCGGGAGCCACAATAACATCGGCTGAAAAAGACTGGAATGGTGGTACAGAAGTACATATTACTACCGCAGCTGGCGTACGATTAGAATTAAATTTTAACGCTGCAGGCGCATTTGTGGTGGGTTCGGATTCTAATAATAACCATCTTGCAGCTATGGTTTTGGTTATTGTAAAAGATTTAATTGCCAATATAAAAACCTACATAACCACCAATTATGCCGGAGCTACCATTACAGAGGCACATTTGGAATCTGACGGAAGTTATGATGTTACCATTACTACTGCTACCGGAACGAAACTAAAATTGAACTTCACAGCAATGGGTACTTTTGTTAGCGTTAAAACTGCTTAA
- a CDS encoding DUF6161 domain-containing protein — protein MKNSDFILSFNNLPKDNILRDSVYTLKIPSEKFEITYDLIGLHKFTEEQLDSWKNLLLAKNPRSNYSLTFFSKLLIAIENSINNLKLTLDSNRGIQQIIAKTPKTVLLSNSPKTQFLEKLYSKHPEFIDGAFDNLINNIQNANFINQNYLKGIILAINFEMQDINPLSLSESEDISFSEIRNKFLGENNEAIDKFGEILNSTKELTSIEIQNLKTLKENWDDRFYEIYDEWTSKAEKEMKKSNVNAVKLLKKSLQSKIDLEQTYKEQLKFQVPAVYWKQRANELNSEGYKFMKWLIFLVILGTSLLFSILWLSPEDMLESIFSKEPVRAIRWSIIFITFISFLFFGIQALKKAMFSSFHLARDAEEREKLTVFYLSLIKDTTITQEDRSLILQSLFSRAETGMLKDDGNPTMPGIFDKIKA, from the coding sequence ATGAAAAACTCAGATTTTATTTTAAGTTTTAATAATTTGCCAAAGGATAATATTCTCAGAGATAGTGTTTATACTTTAAAAATACCTTCTGAAAAATTTGAAATAACATATGATTTAATAGGTTTACATAAATTTACTGAAGAGCAATTAGATTCATGGAAAAATCTATTGTTAGCAAAGAATCCTCGTTCTAATTACTCATTAACTTTTTTTTCAAAATTATTGATTGCAATTGAAAATTCAATTAATAATTTAAAACTAACATTAGACTCAAACAGAGGAATACAACAAATAATTGCAAAAACTCCGAAGACAGTTTTGTTGAGTAATTCTCCAAAAACTCAATTTCTTGAAAAATTATATTCTAAACATCCTGAATTCATTGATGGAGCATTTGATAATTTGATAAATAACATCCAAAATGCAAATTTTATTAATCAAAACTATTTGAAAGGGATTATTCTTGCTATTAATTTTGAAATGCAAGACATTAATCCTCTTTCTTTAAGTGAAAGCGAAGATATATCTTTTTCAGAAATAAGGAATAAATTTTTAGGCGAAAATAACGAAGCTATAGATAAATTTGGAGAAATATTGAATAGTACAAAAGAATTAACTTCTATAGAAATTCAAAATTTAAAGACACTAAAAGAAAATTGGGATGATCGGTTTTACGAAATTTATGATGAGTGGACATCGAAGGCTGAAAAAGAAATGAAAAAAAGTAATGTTAATGCTGTTAAACTTCTGAAAAAATCATTGCAATCTAAAATAGATTTAGAGCAAACATATAAAGAGCAGCTTAAATTTCAAGTCCCTGCTGTCTATTGGAAGCAAAGAGCAAATGAATTGAATAGCGAGGGGTATAAATTTATGAAATGGTTAATATTTCTTGTTATTCTTGGAACCTCTCTACTTTTTTCTATATTATGGTTAAGTCCTGAAGATATGTTAGAAAGCATTTTCTCAAAAGAACCAGTTAGAGCAATTAGGTGGTCAATAATTTTTATAACTTTCATATCATTTCTTTTTTTTGGTATACAAGCATTAAAAAAAGCAATGTTTTCAAGTTTTCATTTAGCTCGAGATGCCGAAGAAAGAGAAAAACTTACCGTCTTTTATTTATCGCTGATTAAAGACACAACAATTACTCAGGAAGATCGAAGTCTAATTTTGCAATCACTATTTAGCCGAGCTGAAACTGGTATGTTAAAAGACGATGGAAATCCAACGATGCCAGGGATTTTTGATAAAATTAAAGCATAA
- a CDS encoding YceI family protein: MEKEWKIDSNESDVLLKTKRSLIDYMSGTKNNFKGHVAIQNNEVKDASIEFSLKANDKSKTSDLKLIDFFDYDETPVIQFKSTSFQKINKNINFLKGLLTIKNITKVVELDTEFIGYNNYNGVEKATFEITGNINRKDFGLNYNPYFAHGGYAVGSDIKLIANLEFVHQ; this comes from the coding sequence ATGGAAAAAGAATGGAAAATTGATTCGAACGAATCAGACGTGTTGTTAAAAACAAAACGTTCTTTGATTGATTACATGTCCGGAACCAAAAATAATTTTAAAGGACACGTTGCCATACAAAACAATGAAGTGAAAGATGCTTCGATCGAATTCTCTTTGAAAGCGAATGACAAAAGTAAAACCTCCGATTTGAAACTAATTGACTTTTTCGACTATGACGAAACCCCGGTTATCCAGTTCAAATCGACTTCTTTTCAAAAAATAAATAAAAACATCAATTTTCTAAAAGGGCTTTTGACCATCAAAAACATTACCAAAGTAGTCGAACTCGATACTGAATTCATCGGTTACAACAATTACAATGGAGTCGAAAAAGCGACTTTTGAAATTACCGGAAACATCAACCGCAAAGATTTTGGCTTGAATTACAATCCGTATTTTGCTCACGGCGGATATGCGGTTGGCTCTGATATTAAATTAATTGCCAATTTGGAATTTGTTCATCAATAA